From Ipomoea triloba cultivar NCNSP0323 chromosome 5, ASM357664v1, the proteins below share one genomic window:
- the LOC116020222 gene encoding uncharacterized protein LOC116020222, giving the protein MSTVVNSDIVHLPAALPSVLPASVLSADSVVATGSVSVFVPVCSVSGSASDSALGRSRPEQVTIPDAYMINIRDIALYVDLPAPFRVSKSDEYVPVTVSTCPLPVSESVTVPASSGSVPLSASTTELLSNLISKLPVPCSAMPVSVPLIQVPLEQSTQKAKKKASGKRKLDDTSDVIIVGEKRKGKKAMTTPSPRMTRSKSAFGSVDATASKEIDEDDIMRNCNIIPLLKDQDLLQTVQNVGPCSEWLTAEFYSNLSSDSTSQESTLFHKAYVRGRWYDFSPEIINKFYNRAAISERCNPGLDTLAAALTHNKLTAWPKGNLSTQQLTTVYSVLFRLANSNWLPTVSTSTVSSKMVLLLYKVRSMVKFDLGDLIYNHIMDFVLKKKESKIHLPFPNLIFGLLKAQGFTPYKNEPLLEIPSQYTVDSRLCLKNHHDDRPQLGTVPILVLSPVRAAAHSGSSSIPLSRATSVLDTVAIPMLQARVQASQSTLMYIKNAIASLQTAAANLEKSHLADMRELTRLELLQASRQAAQDQGPAQEVSSSGDDEDEFDSV; this is encoded by the exons ATGTCTACTGTTGTTAACTCTGATATTGTGCATCTGCCTGCTGCTTTACCCTCTGTTTTACCTGCTTCTGTGCTATCTGCTGATTCGGTAGTGGCCACTGGCTCTGTTTCTGTCTTTGTTCCAGTATGCTCTGTTTCTGGCTCTGCTTCTGACTCTGCTTTAGGAAGGTCTAGGCCCGAGCAAGTCACAATTCCTGATGCTTATATGATTAATATACGTGATATTGCATTATATGTTGACTTGCCTGCTCCATTCCGTGTCTCAAAATCTGATGAATATGTTCCGGTCACTGTTTCTACATGTCCTTTACCTGTGTCTGAGTCAGTCACTGTTCCAGCTTCATCTGGTTCAGTTCCATTATCTGCCAGCACTACCGAATTACtatctaatttaatttcaaaattgcCTGTACCTTGCTCTGCTATGCCTGTGTCTGTGCCTCTTATACAGGTCCCTCTTGAACAATCAACTCAAAAAGCCAAAAAGAAAGCTTCTGGAAAAAGGAAACTTGATGATACAAGTGATGTGATCATTGTTGGTGAAAAGAGGAAAGGAAAGAAGGCTATGACTACTCCTTCTCCAAGAATGACTCGATCCAAGTCTGCCTTTGGATCTGTTGATGCTACTGCCTCT AAGGagattgatgaagatgatatTATGCGCAACTGCAATATCATTCCTTTGTTGAAAGATCAAGATCTGCTTCAAACTGTCCAGAATGTGGGTCCCTGTTCTGAATGGTTAACTGCTGAGTTCTACTCCAATCTATCCAGTGATTCCACATCTCAAGAGTCTACTCTGTTTCACAAGGCATATGTTCGTGGAAGATGGTATGATTTTAGTCCAGAAATCATCAACAAGTTCTACAATCGGGCTGCTATATCTGAAAGGTGCAATCCAGGCTTAGACACTCTTGCTGCTGCATTGACACACAACAAGCTCACTGCCTGGCCTAAGGGGAATTTATCTACTCAACAGCTGACTACCGTATACTCTGTTCTTTTTCGGCTAGCCAATAGCAACTGGCTTCCTACGGTCTCCACGAGTACGGTTTCATCAAAGATGGTTCTCTTGCTCTACAAAGTTCGTAGCATGGTCAAGTTTGATCTTGGTGATCTTATCTACAATCACATCATGGATTTTGTTCTTAAGAAGAAGGAGTCAAAAATTCATCTTCCCTTTCCGAATTTGATTTTTGGGTTACTCAAAGCTCAAGGGTTTACTCCTTACAAGAATGAGCCGTTGTTGGAAATTCCAAGCCAGTACACTGTTGATTCACGGCTCTGTTTGAAAAATCATCATGATGATCGTCCACAGCTTGGAACAGTCCCTATTCTAGTACTCAGTCCAGTCCGTGCTGCTGCGCATTCTGGCTCATCCTCTATTCCTCTGTCCAGGGCTACTTCAGTGCTTGACACAGTTGCCATTCCTATGCTTCAAGCTCGTGTTCAAGCTTCCCAATCCACTCTTATGTACATTAAGAATGCTATTGCATCTCTTCAGACTGCTGCTGCTAATCTTGAGAAATCTCATCTTGCTGACATGCGTGAACTCACCCGGTTGGAGCTTCTTCAAGCCTCACGTCAAGCTGCTCAAGACCAAGGTCCTGCTCAAGAAGTGTCGAGTTcgggtgatgatgaagatgagttTGATTCTGTTTAG